The following is a genomic window from Rhododendron vialii isolate Sample 1 chromosome 9a, ASM3025357v1.
ACAGTGAAAGTTACTACTGAAATCCCGTAAAAGGTTTACAGCCAGCATCCCAACTACGTTACCTGCGGAACTTGAGTGGTCTTACCACAACCTGTCTTCCCACAAATAATAACCGTACTATTTTCATTTATAGCTTCCATGATCTCCTGCTCCCACATGACGATTGGAAGATCCTTCCTCTTGTTCTCaacctctttttttcttgatacATGCACTACAACTGGAGCAGTTAGACCTCTCTGTGGAGGACAATCTGCCAGGTTGGTTGCATTGTTGATATGCATTTTCGGACTTTCAACTCCCCGATCCTGTCTCACAAGAAGCCACAACACACCATTATGCAACAAGACTATGCATATCATATACAAGAAACGAATACGCAGAGTCCTATTACGAACAAATGAAGTATTCCTCCACATCCAGCCATTAACATCTGGAAAATAGTAAATACAAGATCTTTCTACAATCCAAGTATGAAGCATACCATTGGTTTGCTAATCTCCCTCCTCTCACTGTTGAATGTGGTGGGGAAAGAATCCTGAGCATCGTCTCGAACGCAACTGTCATTAGTTCTGTTGGCAACTTCCTTAGCTGGAATGGTAGCTCCATATCCATCAACTGCACCAAGTCCAAAGCTAGAAAATGATTCTTTGGAAGATCCCAAAGGAGTAGGAATTTCAGATATGACTGTCATGGGCTGCCAAAAGTTATTCTCGTCGATGCCTTTTGTAGACTGAGAATCAGGTTCAATTTCACAGGAAAAACTGACAGCAGCCTTTCTCTTTAAAGGTTGATCACTATGAGGCATTGCTAAACCCACTTTAGAGAGTTGCACTGCCCTTCTACGTCTTTCACGCACAGTTTCAACCTACAAATGGCAAGGTACAATCACAGAAGTTACTCAAGCGAAGTCTTCTAATGCTAAAAGAGAAGCACAATAACCACTACACTCACCTGACTAAGGTTTCGTGAAGACCACATCAGTGAGTATGCATCATCCTGAATTTTATATTTCCTGCAAATATAAATCACCTGATATATCCAATAAAACATTAATGGAACTGATGGGAAAAATGAACTCCGCTGGAAACTAAATATTTAAATAGACCACACTAGGGGCATACTCCAAGGTCTCGATGCTTTTCGATAAGAGAAGTgctttctccttctcctcctggGCATAAAAAGAGAATCATTCCGAGTTTgatacacacaaaacaaaataaaaacagtcTGAAGTTGCACAAGCACACAAACCGCTATCTTATTCAGCTTTCTTTTCTGACATTTTGTCAACGTCAGGTTTTTCTTGGTCCTAAGTTGTTCATGCACCTATACAACGATATTCAAACAACCGAGCTCATATAGGATATTCAAAAATTGCGGATCTAATAAAATACAGACATGTTGCTTCGTATACCTGACTGTTGCCTTTCgttttatttcttctctttcctcgCAAGATGATTGCATTGCTATCACCCCCACCTTTCCCACTATGAGATGCAGGAAAGGAACAAGTTTTATTTAACCACATATAAACtttaaaataagaaaaggaGAATAGTGGCATATATTTCCAACAGATCTCCAAAGTCATGTGCTTTCTAGTGATGTCAACGCGAATCAAATTGTGAATCATTGTGCTAAAAATAGTGAATTGTGAATAGTAAGATTCAATTTGTTTAATATTCAACATAATTTTATTTATGAAGGTACATATATACTACACAGATACCGATTAAAGTGCCATAAATATTAACTAAACAAAATTGTATAGATTGAATTTCTAGACTCGCGGATTTATCAACATCAAGTTTGTAAAAAGAACCTAATTCGGATTATGTATAATCAATCAATGACTGAAGAATAGGAACTTTCTACTTATGATCGTCACGAATTGAATTATAATCAAATTGCTTTGGGTCGTTTACCACTGTCATTAATTGACGATTACACAATTCGAACAATTTTGAATTCGCCTCATCATAAAAGGCAATGTAATAAAGTATCAAGACTTATTCATCCATAATGAGATGAATCTGTTCATAGAATCgaacaaaaaaaagtcatcaAAAAAATGACTTAGATAATCGAgttaatattaaaaatatattaactAGAAATATATTAAACTATTCCactaaaacaaaaaggaggTGCAAATACAAATATGTGGataaaagcaattttttttcccactatatatgtatacatatatatacaaaaatgaATATCAATACAAGTAATCAATTTCATGGTTTTATGCATGACTTATACTGAAAATGAGCACATTGAATTGCGCAAGTCACTTCAATTCCTGATTCAACAGCATAATTTTGCATGAATCGAAAAGCAAATCGAAAGATTCAAGTAACCATGGTTACATTTAAGTCTTAAGATATGAAACAAATAATGGATCCAAACCCGTCATAAGGAACACCATCAAAAGACATTCAGAAGTAAGACAGGTTTTAACTTATCATAATTAGTTAATTACTTATAAACATATGTATatagagatatatatatttcaccTTCCTAAATCTTCACCACGCTCCAAGTCCCCAGATTGTCCAATAACGTGGACAAATGGCTCCATTTGTTCCGGATAAGGAGAATCCAACAATGGTGAAGCTTTTAAGCAAcctgaaaaggaaaaagaaccaATACAGTTTGTATTGTTACAGACTTGGCCTGAAAAAAAGTCGTAaccttttgttttggttgtcgGCGGCACTCACTTGTTTCGGCGGTCAGTGTCCGTGCGTGATAGTGGACGGCGTCTTCTCCAGGGATTGCCGTCGAGAAGCCGCGATGGTCGGCGGCTGCATGTGGAGTACTAGAAAGCGTAAGCGTGAGCGTATCGTGACGGTGGGTGGTTTTCTCGCGCTTTGGCTATACAGGTCGACTTCTATTAGAGGGCGGCAATGAGAATAGTTTTGTTAGCTTTTTATTCGTTAAATCTAAgagttttttattattatatccCTCAAACTATCTTCCATTTTTCTACTTAAGGCCGTTtcaaaaattttcttaaaaagtaaataatttattttatatttttaaattcaaaaataatataaataaaaatattttttctattttttttacctcgtatcgagatctttcaaacaagattcatattatatatttttaaattttaataagctcataatttttaaacatgaaattaccttcttaaaaaataacgATTTTTTTATCGTTATGGAACGGACCTTTAATCCTCAAATTATCAAAATCGTTTAGTTCATCCTCCAACTATTGAATTGCAACCGATGTCGTCCAAAACCTTACTTCTGTTAACTACTGAAACGGAAAATCTGAGCCCACCACCAATCAAAGGGCATAAATGTCATTCCCCTCAATCCTACAATTGGCACCAAACAATATCTGGGTTCCCTCCATTTTGGCTTTATGTATACATACACCCCATCCTTCCCTGACCAAACCGAAAAAACAAACAGAGTACACGGTACACCAGTAACACCACCACCGGTGAGGTCTCTTCTTCCCTTCCCCTAACCTCCCTCCATCTCAGCCATGCCTtcctcatcctcttcctcttcccacACTCTAAATGAGTACTCAATTTGCAAGTGTGGAAAGCCATCCCCCATTAGAAGGTCAACATacgagcaaaaaaaattctgaaaatgggACCACTTTTCTTATTAAATCCGAAAATACATGGGAGTTCGATCACCAGTCAGTGAACAGATTCGCATATTTTTCATAAACAACGACAAATTAACTAAACTTTGAAAAACCCTAACTTTcacccacaccaaaatagaAAACCCATTTAAAATGTGAGTGTGAACTTACAGTTTGAACTACTGTCGTCCCCTCGCCTTAAGCGTTCATCCATTTAACAAACTCTTAGTGTCCTCTAAAGCCTTCATCTTCTTCAATCGAGGTCTCCGGACTTTGCGTGTTTTGGGTTTGGCTGGGTCGAATACAGAGAgagttttttgtgtgtggattgATAGGGGAATGACTATACAGCCCTTAGGTTAGGGCATGGTCTAGTCACGTGACTGTTTTTTCCGTTTCAATACTTAATGGAAGTTAGGTTTTGGACCACATAGGTTGCAATTCAATAGTTGGAGGACGAAAGTAAACGATTTTGATAGTTCGAGAACTAAGCAGAAAAATTGTGAATAATTTGAGAGATATAAAAAAATACCCTCTAAATCTAATCTACTCTGAGGTAAGAAAGACACCATGAGACACCAATTATATTCCACCCCACTTGCtagttttgtttggaatttaggaaaaatgagagaaaagaaaggatagttagagagtaaatttttttccctccaattgtttggattgaagggaaagatgaaaaaaaataaagaattcaaaTTTCATAAATAGTAAAATTTCCCTGTCAATTTCCATTTCAGctcacttttctttcctttttcctcgTTTTTCCTAAGTCCCAAACAAAGATGGTGTATAGTACTTTGTAAAAATTGTGTAAGGTTCACGAGATTGACTCGTTTGTAAATGAGTCAAgtccttaacgagccgagccgccGACCTCTCTAAACGCATCAATCCTATAAAATGAGCCGAGTTTTTTTAAATGTTGAGAttaactccttttttttttggataattcaaCTTATTAGGCTCCATTTGGAActtatagaaagaaaaaaaaagaaacgaaaaataaaagaaaaaaaaaatgagagaaaaataagaggaaaaatTAACAGTTCACTACcttcaaaatctttattttattctctttttctctgCGACCACTGCcttcaaaatctttattttattctctttttctctgCGACCAAACAACAATAGAAGAAAAATTCTTTTCGTTTCTTGTCCTTGCAATCAGAGCCTAGATAACTCCTTTCTGAATAAGCGAGAAACTgattttccgtttgaccaaaaaaaaaaaagaataagcgAGAAACTCGAGCTTTTCTCTTCTGTTACtccataaatttcaaaaaattcctcccTACACCCCAACTCGTTCCTTTCCacccaagaaaagaaaaaccctaaTCCCCTCTGACAGACGCAAATCACCATGGCCAGCGATTCCCAAGACCCCACCCGTCGGAAAGACCGCCGTTCCTCCACTTCCGACGACTCCTTGGAGCCCTCGAAACGCCGCAAGCAcggccaccgccgccaccaccaccgcagcCGAAAGCACATAGAGGGCGAGGAAGAAGTCGAAATGGAAGGCAAGCGTGGGGGAAAAGAGGAGGGTTCTCTTCCTCCGCGCATCGTATCGGGACCTCGACTCGCTTACGATGATATGGAGGAAGGAGAGATCGTCGAAGACGACGACGGTTTTAACGGCGGCGATGCGGATGCAGAGAAGAGGAGAGCGGATTCTGACGTGAAGTCGGGCGAATTAAGGGCGGGTGAAGCTCGTGGTGGTTCTGACGATTATGGCACGGTGTGTTCGGTTTCTTGTTACGCTATTTGTTGTAAGATTGCATTTTGATGTTGTAGTCTGATTGGTTGCTGAGAAAATTAGGAAAACTGTAGGCGAATTATTGTTCCTtcgaagaaaacaaaatagtaaGACCGAACTTGTAGAACAACTTAcctgttttggctaaataatttggccgttttttttttttctttattaaaaaatcttAGTTGGTCCCAATGAagtgaatcgaaaaagtaaaaaaaaaaaattccatactAACTATTTATTCAAAAATACAATAATGATCCAAAAATTAGTCTGGTTTAGATTATTTTTGGCTTTATTAAAAAAGGTTTTAGCctcaaacataattttttacttttcagatcTGTTTTGTCGAGACGACCTAGTAATTCACAAAAcattgatgcaaaactaaccaAAAATTTTTGACGATAAATTAGCCAAAATAAAACGTTTGGTATTAGTTACTAACTTATTATAAGTTAGGTTAATTGTATATTGTAGGTTAGATACTTAAAGAGGCTTAAAATAGTTTGCAAATCTATTTTGATGCATTTGTTTTATAGGTTGTGTGATGAAAGTTCAAGTTATTTCGTTAAATAAGctgttaaatttatttatttacttttaatcaATGAATGGATTCTACATAGAAGTTGTATAGAGGCTCTTGTATAGGATCTATATAAACACAATTTAACAGCTCCAAATGAAAAAACTACAAAATGGATCGTaaaaagttattattttttaaggtcAGACAAGCTGGAACACCAAGATAAGTTATCATTTGAAATTGCAACGGAAACACATCttttagttttttcaaaatgaataaGCTGAGCGGAGTGTAGAAACGTAGGAATCACAATGTTTTCGATGTTGATTTCTCAGTAACCAAAGAGAGCTCTCGATTGATATTGTAATATTGTACTGAAATTTGATTGTGTTCATGATGACATCGTTGAAGTTATGACGTACATGAGGTGTCTCATGTGTATATGTTAGAATCTGTTTGCACCACAGTATAACACAGATAAGAGACATGAATTCCAAAAGATTTGCACTGCACGTTGCTAAATTTTACCTGGCAAGGTCTTCTAGGCGTTCGCTGAAGACTGATGGCTTTCAATGGATTTGTAAGAACTGGATACAAggtttcaattttttgtacACTTTTAGCCATTATGTTTTTTGTTCCCACTTTTTTGTGGGTGCTTATGTACTTGGAATTCTCTAATGTGATCTATTTATGTATGCTATGTTATGCAGGGAGTTCATAAGTTGGTGAACAACCGAACAATGGATGAATTTGTAGGTATAACTGATGGTAGTAACATCAGTAACGGGGTTGGCTTTCTGGGGAGGCCAAGTTCCGAGAATTATGTTAATGGAGATGTTGGACGGGAAGTGCTTATAGAAAGCTTTAGGCCTCTCACAGGATCTCAGTCCCCTGGTAAATGTAGTCGCAAGCAAAAGGGCTACTGTGAAGATGGCATCGATTCAAGATCGAGAGATTGGAGGAAATCGTCGTCTTCTGGCAACAATGGGTACAAACACGAAGACATGGCATTCTCTCCTTCCCATGATAGATACCATGAAAAGATTCATAGTAGGAACAGATCGGAGTCGCATGATCGAGCAAGGGAAAGATCTCGATCGCGAAGCGTTGTAGAAGAGGCTTCCTCTTGGAAATCAACTGGTTTGGATGACGGCAAAATTGTTGGACGAAGTCGGGATTACCGACATGACAATAGAGATTTATTGGGGGATAACGGTAGGGAACGTAGTTCTAGTTATAGTAGATATGCTAGGGGTCTGGACAGGCACCACAGCAGAGAGGCACAAGacagagggagggaggggagtTGGGACACTTGGGacaaagatagagagagaagggaggtgGGCAGGGacagaaaaagagaagaggaaCAGGACTGGGACAGGGAGAGGGAGAAGTCGAGAGATAGGgatagggggagagagaggggaagagagaaGGACAAGGAAAGAGAGCAGGAGAGGGAAAGTAGGAGGcagagggaggaagagagggaATGGGATAGGGATAGTGGAAGAGATAGAATAAGAGGCCGAGAAAGGGATAAAGAAAGTGGTAGGTTTAGCAGACACCGCAATTATGACAATAATGTTGACAATGGAGATATTTATGATCGTTATGAGGGTTCGAGACACGATGAAACCAATTTCAGGGGGGACAGGACCGGGAAAAACCATACAACCAAAATGAATTCTATGGGCGAGGACGAAGATAAACTTGAAAGGTCTTCTTTCTCTTGAAGAGCCATGTAATTGTTGGGTAAAGTAGGATATTCTTCTTTCATGGACTgatattgtttccttttttggccACAGAGATGAAGATGAACAAGAAGAGTACCAGGAGAGGATTGCATTGCAACTTGTGGATCAGGAAGACGAAGATATTAACAGAATTAAGGAGGAGAGTAGAAGAAGAAGGCAGGCTATTCTTGAAAAATACAAGAGTCAGCAGTTACAGCAGCAGCATGAGCCTCATTTGGAGGATAAGGGTAAGCTCTTCGATCTACATACCTTCCATATATTTAATTCATCGTCCTTATCTATTTAATCGTTGGAATAGATAGGGATTTCAATCTGTGAGCTGCCTTAAATATGGATTCAGTCAGTCTGTTTTCCGAGGTTATCTTCTAAGTTTGCAAGTTTAGATAAATCTTGGCTGCTAATATGTTTATCTGATTTTTGGTTGTAGAACCCAGTGTTCCCGACATGTAGTTTTTATTGTGTCATATATACTAATCACGCACTAAggtacttgtcaaaaaaaaaagagttcatcCACTAAGGTATAGTAGTATTTTATCGAATGGCACTAAGGTATAGTCAACTCTGAGTGTATTGTATTTCAATGCTTCcgttttattaaattaaaaagtttaataagttgaaaagtTATAAAATATGGGTTAGTTAAGGCCTGGGGTGATTTAAAGTCCTAGCCGGTCACAAAATATTATCCCCCGGGTTTGGGTCGTGacaaacttggtatcagagcttaggtATTAGGTCTTATTTGGGATCAATTGGGAATATGGTATCTGATAATTCAACTACAATAAGGATCAGACATGTATATGATTTTGGTTTTTAAAGTTCTAATTTTGAAACCTCAGAGCTATAAGTTCACACACATGATGGA
Proteins encoded in this region:
- the LOC131302031 gene encoding uncharacterized protein LOC131302031 isoform X1, translated to MASDSQDPTRRKDRRSSTSDDSLEPSKRRKHGHRRHHHRSRKHIEGEEEVEMEGKRGGKEEGSLPPRIVSGPRLAYDDMEEGEIVEDDDGFNGGDADAEKRRADSDVKSGELRAGEARGGSDDYGTGVHKLVNNRTMDEFVGITDGSNISNGVGFLGRPSSENYVNGDVGREVLIESFRPLTGSQSPGKCSRKQKGYCEDGIDSRSRDWRKSSSSGNNGYKHEDMAFSPSHDRYHEKIHSRNRSESHDRARERSRSRSVVEEASSWKSTGLDDGKIVGRSRDYRHDNRDLLGDNGRERSSSYSRYARGLDRHHSREAQDRGREGSWDTWDKDRERREVGRDRKREEEQDWDREREKSRDRDRGRERGREKDKEREQERESRRQREEEREWDRDSGRDRIRGRERDKESGRFSRHRNYDNNVDNGDIYDRYEGSRHDETNFRGDRTGKNHTTKMNSMGEDEDKLERDEDEQEEYQERIALQLVDQEDEDINRIKEESRRRRQAILEKYKSQQLQQQHEPHLEDKDTEHVEQSSEQAATISETIGSKTESVDASFVGPSSTVEKSPRQNEISALGRTSVAGGLGEGTPKNEKSDDMFCDDIFGESPAGVRKIGKGDGLVIERSGLHDNWDDAEGYYSYRCGEILDGRYEVTAAHGKGVFSTVVRAKDLKGGPGNPDEVAIKIIRNNEHMHKAGKEELIILKKLVVADPDNKRHCVRFQSSFKYRNHLCLVFESLHMNLREVLKKFGRNIGLKLTAVRTYAKQLFVALKHLRNCGVLHCDIKPDNMLVNEAKNVLKLCDFGNAMFAGKNEITPYLVSRFYRAPEIILGLPYDHPMDIWSVGCCLFELYAGKVLFPGATNNDMLRLHMELKGPFPKKMIRKGGFTEQHFDQDLNFLATEDDPVTKKTIKRLIPSIKPKDIGAIVTSSPGEDLKMLANFRDLLEKVFVLDPDKRITVSQALSHPFITGK
- the LOC131302031 gene encoding uncharacterized protein LOC131302031 isoform X2 encodes the protein MASDSQDPTRRKDRRSSTSDDSLEPSKRRKHGHRRHHHRSRKHIEGEEEVEMEGKRGGKEEGSLPPRIVSGPRLAYDDMEEGEIVEDDDGFNGGDADAEKRRADSDVKSGELRAGEARGGSDDYGTGVHKLVNNRTMDEFVGITDGSNISNGVGFLGRPSSENYVNGDVGREVLIESFRPLTGSQSPGKCSRKQKGYCEDGIDSRSRDWRKSSSSGNNGYKHEDMAFSPSHDRYHEKIHSRNRSESHDRARERSRSRSVVEEASSWKSTGLDDGKIVGRSRDYRHDNRDLLGDNGRERSSSYSRYARGLDRHHSREAQDRGREGSWDTWDKDRERREVGRDRKREEEQDWDREREKSRDRDRGRERGREKDKEREQERESRRQREEEREWDRDSGRDRIRGRERDKESGRFSRHRNYDNNVDNGDIYDRYEGSRHDETNFRGDRTGKNHTTKMNSMGEDEDKLERDEDEQEEYQERIALQLVDQEDEDINRIKEESRRRRQAILEKYKSQQLQQQHEPHLEDKDTEHVEQSSEQAATISETIGSKTESVDASFVGPSSTVEKSPRQNEISALGRTSVAGGLGEGTPKNEKSDDMFCDDIFGESPAGVRKIGKGDGLVIERSGLHDNWDDAEGYYSYRCGEILDGRYEVTAAHGKGVFSTVVRAKDLKGGPGNPDEVAIKIIRNNEHMHKAGKEELIILKKLVVADPDNKRHCVRFQSSFKYRNHLCLVFESLHMNLREVLKKFGRNIGLKLTAVRTYAKQLFVALKHLRNCGVLHCDIKPDNMLVNEAKNVLKLCDFGNAMFAGKNEITPYLVSRFYRAPEIILGLPYDHPMDIWSVGCCLFELYAGKVLFPGATNNDMLRLHMELKGPFPKKMIRKGGFTEQHFDQDLNFLATEDDPVTKKTIKRLIPSIKPKDIGAIVTSSPELWDSSWHGGVRRDELWYGGLLVVLSGECLLFLL